Proteins from one Mycolicibacter virginiensis genomic window:
- the ftsX gene encoding permease-like cell division protein FtsX: protein MRFGFLFNEVLTGLRRNVTMTVAMILTTAISIGLFGGGLLVVRLADQSRSIYLDRVESQVFLNPDVAADDPNCEGQACKALREQIETRNDVKSVRYLNSDDAYADAIRKFPEFKDVASKDSFPASFIVKLENPEQSKDFDAAMQGQPGVLSVLNQKKLIDRLFAVLDGLSSAAFAVALVQAVGAVLLIANMVQVAAYTRRTEVSIMRLVGASRWYTQLPFLVEAVLAATVGVIIAIVGLLVVRAAFLDNALSQFYQAHLIARIDYADILYISPILLLLGAAMAGATAYVTLRLYVRR, encoded by the coding sequence GTGCGCTTTGGATTCCTGTTCAACGAGGTCCTGACCGGCCTGCGCCGCAACGTCACCATGACGGTGGCGATGATCCTCACCACGGCCATCTCGATCGGCCTGTTCGGGGGTGGCCTGCTGGTGGTGCGCCTGGCCGACCAGTCCCGCAGCATCTACCTGGACCGGGTGGAGTCGCAGGTGTTCCTGAACCCCGACGTGGCCGCCGATGACCCGAACTGCGAGGGCCAGGCGTGCAAGGCGCTGCGCGAGCAGATCGAGACCCGCAACGACGTAAAGTCGGTGCGCTACCTCAATTCTGATGACGCGTATGCCGACGCCATCCGTAAGTTCCCCGAGTTCAAGGACGTGGCGAGCAAGGACTCCTTCCCGGCGTCGTTCATCGTCAAGCTGGAGAATCCGGAGCAGAGCAAGGATTTCGACGCCGCGATGCAGGGCCAGCCGGGCGTGCTCAGCGTGCTCAACCAGAAGAAGTTGATCGACCGATTGTTCGCCGTGCTCGACGGCCTGAGCAGTGCTGCGTTCGCGGTCGCCCTGGTGCAGGCGGTCGGGGCGGTGCTGTTGATTGCCAACATGGTTCAGGTCGCCGCCTACACGCGGCGCACTGAGGTCTCGATCATGCGTCTGGTGGGCGCCAGTCGCTGGTATACCCAGCTGCCGTTCCTGGTGGAGGCGGTGCTGGCCGCGACGGTGGGCGTGATCATCGCGATCGTCGGGCTGCTCGTGGTGCGAGCGGCGTTCCTCGACAATGCGCTCAGCCAGTTCTATCAGGCGCATCTGATCGCGCGGATCGACTACGCCGACATCCTCTACATCTCGCCGATCCTGCTGCTGTTGGGCGCGGCGATGGCCGGCGCGACCGCGTACGTGACGCTTCGGCTGTATGTGCGGCGGTAG
- the prfB gene encoding peptide chain release factor 2, with protein sequence MEPDRQPDIDALNTTLTTVERVLDVDGLRSRITDLERDASDPNLWDDQTRAQKVTSELSHAQAELRRVEELRQRVDDLPVLYELAAEETGASQTEAVADADAELAKLREDIDAMEVRTLLSGEYDEREALVTIRSGAGGVDAADWAEMLMRMYIRWAEQHKYGVEVFDTSYAEEAGIKSATFAVHAPFAYGTLSVEQGTHRLVRISPFDNQGRRQTSFAEVEVLPVVETTDHIDIPEGDVRVDVYRSSGPGGQSVNTTDSAVRLTHIPTGIVVTCQNEKSQLQNKVSAMRVLQAKLMERKRSEERAEMDALKGDGGSSWGNQMRSYVLHPYQMVKDLRTEYEVGNPAAVLDGDIDGFLEAGIRWRNRPEGD encoded by the coding sequence GTGGAACCAGACCGCCAGCCCGACATCGACGCCCTCAACACCACCTTGACCACGGTGGAGCGGGTGCTGGATGTCGACGGACTGCGCAGCCGTATCACCGATCTCGAACGCGACGCGTCCGACCCGAATCTGTGGGATGACCAGACGCGCGCCCAGAAGGTCACCAGCGAGCTGTCACACGCCCAGGCCGAGCTGCGCCGGGTAGAGGAGCTGCGCCAACGCGTCGACGACCTCCCGGTGCTCTACGAGTTGGCGGCTGAAGAAACCGGCGCCAGCCAGACTGAAGCGGTCGCCGATGCCGACGCTGAACTGGCCAAGCTGCGCGAGGACATCGACGCCATGGAAGTCCGCACCCTGCTCTCGGGTGAGTACGACGAGCGCGAGGCGCTGGTCACGATCCGCTCCGGTGCGGGCGGTGTGGACGCCGCGGACTGGGCCGAGATGCTGATGCGGATGTACATCCGCTGGGCCGAGCAGCACAAGTACGGCGTCGAGGTGTTCGACACCTCCTACGCCGAAGAGGCCGGGATCAAGAGCGCCACGTTCGCGGTGCACGCGCCCTTCGCCTACGGCACCCTCTCGGTGGAGCAAGGCACTCACCGGTTGGTGCGGATCAGCCCGTTCGACAACCAGGGGCGCCGGCAGACGTCGTTCGCCGAGGTCGAGGTGCTGCCGGTGGTGGAGACCACCGACCACATCGACATCCCCGAGGGCGATGTCCGCGTCGACGTGTACCGCTCGAGCGGGCCGGGCGGGCAGTCGGTGAACACCACCGACTCAGCGGTGCGACTCACCCACATTCCTACCGGGATCGTCGTCACCTGCCAGAACGAAAAGTCGCAGCTGCAGAACAAGGTTTCAGCGATGCGGGTGTTGCAGGCCAAGCTGATGGAACGCAAGCGATCCGAGGAGCGAGCCGAGATGGACGCGCTCAAGGGCGACGGCGGCAGCTCGTGGGGCAACCAGATGCGCTCCTACGTGCTGCATCCGTACCAGATGGTCAAGGACCTGCGCACCGAGTACGAAGTCGGCAACCCGGCCGCGGTGCTCGACGGTGACATCGACGGATTCCTGGAGGCCGGAATCCGGTGGCGCAACAGGCCCGAAGGCGACTGA
- a CDS encoding mechanosensitive ion channel family protein: MVLAFSPGQRWHDLWRGQIGEWVITKGLRIVLLLIGAALASRFITWAARRVTRRLERGFQASDALVRSEASKHRQAVASVISWVSVVLLCVMVAVQITSILDIPVGSLVGPAAVLGGAIGFGAQKLVQDLLSGFFIITEKQYGFGDLVQLSMAGAPTEALGTVEEVTLRVTKLRTPNGEVYNVPNGNIVRSLNLSKDWARAVVDIPVPTSADLTRVNEVLHQVCENAREADAPLRDLLLDQPSIMGVESIELGVVNLRMVARTLPGKQFEVGRRLRIQVVRALASAGVVTAGDVKPVETL; the protein is encoded by the coding sequence ATGGTCTTGGCCTTCTCCCCGGGGCAGCGCTGGCATGACTTGTGGCGCGGTCAGATCGGCGAGTGGGTCATCACCAAGGGCTTGCGGATCGTTCTGCTGCTGATCGGAGCGGCACTGGCATCGCGGTTCATCACCTGGGCGGCACGCCGCGTCACCCGGCGGCTGGAACGCGGCTTCCAAGCCAGTGACGCGCTGGTGCGTTCGGAAGCCTCCAAGCACCGCCAGGCCGTCGCCTCGGTCATCTCATGGGTCTCGGTGGTGCTGCTGTGCGTGATGGTCGCCGTCCAGATCACCAGCATCCTCGATATTCCGGTCGGCTCGCTGGTGGGGCCGGCCGCGGTGCTCGGTGGCGCGATCGGTTTCGGCGCCCAGAAGCTGGTGCAGGACCTGCTGAGCGGGTTCTTCATCATCACCGAAAAGCAGTACGGCTTCGGTGATCTGGTGCAGCTGTCGATGGCAGGCGCGCCGACCGAAGCGCTCGGGACCGTCGAGGAGGTCACGCTGCGGGTGACGAAGCTGCGCACCCCCAACGGCGAGGTCTACAACGTGCCGAACGGCAACATCGTCCGGTCGCTGAACCTGTCCAAGGATTGGGCGCGCGCCGTCGTCGACATCCCGGTGCCCACCAGCGCCGACCTGACACGGGTCAACGAAGTGCTGCACCAGGTGTGTGAGAACGCCCGCGAGGCCGACGCGCCGCTGCGGGATCTGCTGCTGGACCAGCCGTCGATCATGGGGGTGGAGAGCATCGAGCTCGGTGTCGTCAACCTGCGGATGGTGGCCCGCACCCTGCCCGGCAAGCAATTCGAGGTGGGACGCCGACTGCGCATCCAGGTGGTGCGGGCACTGGCGTCGGCCGGCGTGGTTACCGCCGGCGACGTGAAGCCGGTGGAGACGCTGTGA
- a CDS encoding aldehyde dehydrogenase family protein gives MTAVQSRAESMITVHNPATGAVSGTVPIDDPQTVAAKAAQLISAQPEWEALGPSGRKRWLLAWQDWILDHADHITEVLISETGKSHVDASLEAVATADAIGYWAKNAKEFLADRHPKAHSPLYRVKRFTTAYRPYPLVGVITPWNFPFAMPGLDVPPALAAGAAVLLKPSEVTPLSAVEFVRGWAEIGAPPVLGLTTGYGETGQALIEHANFLQFTGSTATGRKVAVACAQRLIPYGLELGGKDPAIVLADADLDRAANGIAWGGMFNSGQVCVSVERVYVEAPVYDEFVAKLAARVGEVQQGQNGDTGAMATAAQRDIVARHVDEATAAGARVVVGGKATGVGTYFAPTVIADVNPSMTCMTEETFGPTLPVIKVADESEAIQLANDSPYGLSATVWTGDKRRGERLARRLEVGAVNVNDALANVFCPGLPMGGWKESGIGYRAGGASGIIKYCRQQAITSPRLPTQKSELLWYPSSKRRMAVALGAMRAFAARGRRRFGSRPSN, from the coding sequence ATGACCGCAGTGCAATCCAGGGCCGAGTCGATGATCACCGTGCACAACCCCGCGACCGGGGCCGTGTCGGGCACCGTGCCGATCGACGACCCCCAGACGGTGGCCGCCAAGGCAGCCCAACTCATTTCAGCCCAACCGGAATGGGAGGCGCTCGGGCCGAGCGGCCGCAAGCGCTGGTTGCTGGCCTGGCAGGACTGGATTCTGGACCACGCCGATCACATCACCGAGGTGTTGATCTCCGAGACCGGCAAGTCGCACGTCGACGCCAGCCTGGAGGCGGTCGCCACGGCAGACGCCATCGGCTACTGGGCCAAGAACGCCAAGGAGTTTCTCGCCGACCGGCATCCCAAGGCGCACAGCCCGCTCTATCGCGTCAAGCGGTTCACCACCGCTTACCGTCCCTATCCGCTGGTCGGGGTCATCACGCCGTGGAACTTTCCGTTCGCGATGCCCGGCCTCGACGTGCCGCCGGCTTTGGCGGCCGGCGCAGCTGTGCTGCTCAAGCCCTCCGAGGTGACGCCGTTGTCAGCGGTCGAGTTCGTGCGCGGTTGGGCCGAGATCGGTGCACCGCCAGTGCTCGGCCTGACCACCGGCTACGGCGAGACCGGCCAGGCGCTGATCGAGCACGCCAACTTCCTGCAGTTCACCGGGTCGACGGCCACCGGGCGCAAAGTCGCGGTGGCCTGCGCGCAGCGGCTGATTCCCTACGGTCTGGAGCTCGGCGGGAAGGACCCGGCGATCGTGTTGGCCGACGCCGACCTCGACCGCGCCGCCAACGGCATCGCCTGGGGCGGAATGTTCAACTCCGGACAGGTCTGTGTGTCGGTGGAGCGGGTCTACGTCGAAGCGCCGGTCTACGACGAATTCGTCGCGAAGCTGGCTGCCCGGGTCGGTGAGGTGCAGCAGGGCCAGAACGGTGACACCGGCGCCATGGCGACCGCGGCGCAACGCGACATCGTGGCGCGCCACGTCGATGAGGCGACGGCCGCCGGTGCCCGGGTCGTCGTGGGCGGCAAGGCGACCGGCGTGGGGACCTACTTCGCCCCGACCGTGATCGCCGACGTGAACCCGTCCATGACGTGCATGACCGAAGAGACCTTCGGGCCGACACTGCCGGTGATCAAGGTCGCCGACGAGAGCGAGGCCATCCAGCTGGCTAATGACTCGCCGTACGGATTGTCGGCCACGGTCTGGACGGGCGATAAGCGCCGCGGCGAGCGGCTGGCGCGTCGGCTGGAAGTGGGCGCGGTGAATGTCAACGACGCTTTGGCCAACGTCTTCTGTCCGGGGCTGCCGATGGGCGGCTGGAAAGAGTCCGGCATCGGCTACCGTGCCGGGGGCGCCTCCGGAATCATCAAATACTGTCGCCAGCAGGCTATTACGTCGCCGCGGCTGCCCACCCAAAAGTCCGAATTGCTGTGGTATCCGTCGTCGAAGCGCCGGATGGCGGTGGCGCTAGGGGCCATGCGTGCCTTCGCGGCGCGGGGCCGGCGCCGGTTCGGTTCGCGGCCGAGCAACTAA
- a CDS encoding EamA family transporter has translation MTGAVLALLSAAGFGVSDFAGGLAARRVPALRVVLVSYPVALVLLGTLAIAVGGPIPAGAIGWGLASGIALGLGGWWFYAALGAGPISVVSPISAVLTAGVPVAVGFVMGERPGTVADGGIVLALLAVVLVSRQATDEDIRPHRFTRKVAWLTVGAGVAFGLDFVFIHEAPDDSGLWPLAFARVAAAVLVFSAATGARELRVPTGPPLKLALVAGLSDTAANVAMLLALRGSDLALASVLISLFPAVTVVLAIVVLRERVHRGQVLGMVLAAVAVAMITAR, from the coding sequence GTGACCGGCGCCGTCCTGGCGCTGTTGTCAGCGGCAGGGTTCGGGGTCAGCGATTTCGCTGGTGGCCTCGCCGCGCGCCGCGTACCCGCACTGCGGGTGGTGTTGGTCTCTTACCCGGTGGCGCTGGTGTTGCTGGGCACGCTCGCTATCGCGGTGGGCGGGCCGATCCCCGCGGGTGCGATCGGCTGGGGCCTGGCTTCCGGTATCGCGCTGGGGCTGGGTGGCTGGTGGTTCTACGCCGCGCTGGGTGCCGGGCCCATCTCGGTGGTGTCTCCGATTTCGGCGGTGCTGACGGCCGGGGTTCCGGTGGCGGTCGGTTTCGTCATGGGGGAACGGCCCGGGACGGTGGCCGACGGCGGGATCGTGCTGGCGCTGTTGGCGGTGGTCCTGGTGAGCCGCCAAGCCACCGACGAAGACATCCGGCCGCACCGCTTCACCCGCAAGGTGGCCTGGCTGACCGTGGGAGCCGGCGTGGCGTTCGGGTTGGACTTCGTGTTCATCCACGAGGCGCCGGACGACTCCGGGCTGTGGCCGTTGGCGTTCGCGCGGGTGGCCGCCGCCGTGCTGGTGTTCAGTGCGGCGACCGGGGCGCGTGAATTGCGCGTGCCCACCGGCCCGCCGTTGAAGCTGGCGCTGGTGGCGGGGCTGTCGGACACCGCAGCCAATGTCGCGATGCTGCTCGCGCTGCGCGGATCGGACCTGGCGTTGGCCAGCGTGCTGATCTCGCTGTTTCCCGCGGTGACGGTGGTGCTGGCCATTGTGGTACTGCGCGAGCGGGTACACCGCGGGCAGGTGCTCGGCATGGTGCTGGCCGCGGTGGCGGTGGCGATGATCACCGCGCGGTGA
- the ftsE gene encoding cell division ATP-binding protein FtsE, which translates to MITLDHVTKQYKSSARPALDNVNVKIDKGEFVFLIGPSGSGKSTFMRLLLAEETPTSGDIQVSKFHVNKLAGRHIPSLRQVLGCVFQDFRLLQQKTVFENVAFALEVIGKKPEMINRVVPEVLEMVGLSGKANRLPGELSGGEQQRVAIARAFVNRPLVLLADEPTGNLDPETSEDIMDLLERINRTGTTVLMATHDHHIVDSMRQRVVELSLGRLVRDEQRGVYGMDR; encoded by the coding sequence ATGATCACGCTCGACCATGTCACCAAGCAGTACAAATCGTCGGCCCGTCCGGCCCTGGACAATGTCAACGTCAAGATCGACAAGGGCGAGTTCGTGTTCCTGATCGGCCCGTCCGGCTCGGGCAAGTCCACGTTCATGCGGCTGCTGCTGGCCGAGGAGACACCCACCTCGGGTGACATTCAGGTGTCGAAGTTTCACGTCAACAAGCTGGCCGGCCGCCACATCCCCAGCCTGCGGCAGGTGCTCGGATGCGTGTTCCAGGACTTCCGGTTGTTGCAGCAGAAGACCGTGTTCGAAAACGTCGCGTTCGCCCTCGAGGTGATCGGCAAGAAGCCGGAGATGATCAACCGGGTTGTCCCCGAGGTTCTGGAGATGGTCGGGTTGTCCGGCAAAGCGAACCGGCTGCCGGGCGAGCTGTCCGGTGGTGAGCAACAGCGGGTGGCTATCGCCCGGGCCTTCGTCAACCGGCCCCTGGTGCTGCTGGCCGACGAGCCGACCGGAAACCTGGACCCGGAGACGAGTGAGGACATCATGGATCTGCTGGAGCGGATCAACCGCACCGGAACCACGGTGCTGATGGCGACCCACGACCACCACATCGTCGACTCGATGCGCCAGCGCGTCGTCGAACTATCACTGGGACGGCTGGTGCGCGACGAACAGCGCGGCGTCTACGGAATGGACCGCTGA
- a CDS encoding SDR family NAD(P)-dependent oxidoreductase has protein sequence MTDDVTEGRGRLLGKSAVITGAAFGIGRATAVLFAREGARLVVTDIQGEPLLALAEELRQAGAQVEAVVGDVSAQNDAQRMIGAAVDRFGRLDVLVANAGIIPLGDAQEVTATDWDNVMAIDGRGMFLTCKFAIEAMLPTGGGAIVCLSSISGLAGQKRQAAYGPAKFIASGLTKHLAVEWADRGIRVNAVAPGTIRTERVQRFPEEPGGSAYLAAVERMHPMGRIGEPAEVASAIAFLASDDASFITGVVLPVDGGYLAQ, from the coding sequence ATGACGGACGACGTAACCGAAGGACGAGGACGCCTCCTGGGAAAGTCGGCGGTGATCACCGGGGCAGCCTTTGGCATCGGTCGGGCTACCGCCGTGCTCTTCGCACGCGAAGGTGCGCGTCTGGTCGTGACCGATATTCAAGGCGAGCCGCTGCTGGCGCTCGCCGAGGAACTGCGGCAAGCCGGGGCGCAGGTTGAGGCAGTCGTCGGCGACGTCTCGGCCCAGAATGATGCGCAGAGAATGATTGGCGCGGCGGTCGACCGATTCGGACGGCTCGATGTGCTGGTCGCCAACGCCGGCATCATCCCGCTCGGCGATGCGCAAGAGGTGACCGCCACCGACTGGGACAACGTGATGGCCATCGATGGCCGCGGCATGTTCCTCACGTGCAAATTCGCAATCGAGGCAATGTTGCCGACCGGCGGCGGCGCGATCGTGTGCCTCTCGTCGATCTCGGGACTGGCGGGGCAGAAGCGGCAGGCGGCCTACGGGCCCGCTAAGTTCATCGCCAGCGGTTTGACCAAGCACTTGGCGGTCGAATGGGCCGATCGGGGAATCAGAGTCAACGCCGTTGCCCCCGGGACGATTCGCACCGAGCGGGTCCAGCGGTTCCCGGAGGAGCCGGGTGGCTCAGCGTATTTGGCGGCGGTCGAACGCATGCACCCGATGGGCCGTATCGGCGAACCGGCCGAAGTTGCCAGTGCGATCGCCTTCCTCGCTTCCGACGATGCCTCCTTCATCACCGGCGTCGTGTTGCCCGTCGACGGGGGATACCTTGCCCAATAG
- a CDS encoding acyl-CoA dehydrogenase family protein: protein MTDIAPATNGSKVRLNSRASGVGSVPHKRSPIAAALSFVTPLVSQDFLDRYGLRQPLNRGLNYGVKTVFSVAGASTRQFKKVQGLGKAPARLSAPARSKGGDYFDLTPDDDQQMIIDTVEEFAAELLRPAAHDADEALDYPRELLGKAAELGITAINIPEDFDGIAAHRSAVTNVLVAEALGYGDMGLALPILAPGGVASALTHWGSADQQATYLPEFAGEKVPQACVAIVEPQPLFDPTNLKTTAVRTPSGYRLDGVKSLVVAAADAELFIVAAQLNGKPALFIVESSTPGLTVKADPSMGLRAAALGQLELNQVSVPLSARLGEEAATDSDYSQAIALSRLGWAALAVGTSHAVLDHVMPYIKEREAFGEPIANRQSVAFMCANIAIELDGLRLLTWRGASRCEQGLPFIREAALAKRIATDKGMQIGLDGVQLLGGHGYTKEHPVERWYRDLRALGVAEGVLVI from the coding sequence ATGACTGATATCGCCCCCGCCACCAACGGCTCAAAGGTCCGGCTCAACAGCCGCGCCAGCGGCGTCGGGTCGGTTCCGCACAAGCGCAGCCCGATCGCGGCCGCACTGTCGTTCGTCACGCCCCTGGTCAGCCAGGACTTTCTGGACCGCTACGGTTTGCGGCAACCGCTCAACCGAGGGCTGAATTACGGCGTCAAGACGGTGTTCTCCGTCGCCGGAGCCTCCACTCGACAGTTCAAGAAGGTCCAGGGCCTGGGCAAGGCCCCGGCGCGGCTCAGCGCCCCCGCCCGCAGCAAAGGTGGCGACTACTTCGACCTGACCCCCGATGATGACCAGCAGATGATCATCGACACGGTCGAGGAGTTCGCGGCCGAGTTGCTGCGCCCGGCCGCCCACGACGCCGACGAAGCCCTCGACTACCCGCGCGAGCTGCTCGGCAAGGCCGCCGAGTTGGGCATCACGGCGATCAACATCCCCGAGGACTTCGACGGGATCGCCGCACACCGTTCCGCGGTCACCAACGTGCTGGTCGCCGAGGCGCTGGGCTACGGCGACATGGGCCTGGCGCTGCCGATCCTGGCCCCCGGCGGGGTGGCCTCGGCGTTGACCCATTGGGGCAGCGCGGACCAGCAGGCCACCTACCTGCCCGAGTTCGCCGGCGAGAAGGTCCCCCAAGCCTGTGTCGCGATCGTCGAGCCGCAGCCGTTGTTCGACCCGACCAACCTCAAGACGACCGCGGTGCGCACGCCCAGCGGCTACCGGCTCGACGGCGTGAAGTCGTTGGTGGTGGCTGCCGCCGACGCTGAGCTGTTCATCGTGGCCGCCCAGCTCAACGGCAAGCCCGCGCTGTTTATCGTCGAGTCTTCGACGCCGGGCCTGACGGTGAAGGCCGACCCCAGCATGGGTCTGCGCGCCGCCGCCCTGGGCCAGCTCGAGCTGAACCAGGTGTCGGTGCCGCTGAGCGCCCGCCTCGGCGAGGAAGCTGCGACCGATTCCGACTACTCGCAGGCCATCGCGCTGTCCCGGCTGGGCTGGGCCGCGCTGGCGGTCGGCACCAGCCACGCGGTGCTCGACCACGTGATGCCCTACATCAAGGAGCGCGAGGCGTTCGGAGAGCCGATCGCCAACCGCCAGTCGGTGGCGTTCATGTGCGCCAACATCGCCATCGAGCTCGACGGCCTGCGGCTGCTGACCTGGCGCGGCGCCTCGCGCTGCGAGCAGGGCCTGCCCTTCATCCGGGAAGCCGCGCTGGCCAAGCGGATCGCAACCGACAAGGGCATGCAGATCGGTCTGGACGGGGTGCAGCTGCTCGGCGGCCACGGCTACACCAAGGAACACCCGGTCGAGCGCTGGTACCGCGATCTGCGGGCACTCGGTGTCGCCGAGGGCGTCCTGGTTATCTGA
- the smpB gene encoding SsrA-binding protein SmpB yields the protein MAKKAADKGSKKKPDKQIVASNRKARHNYSILDVYEAGVSLVGTEVKSLRAGQASLVDAFATVDDGEVWLRNMHIPEYHHGTWTNHEPRRTRKLLLHRRQIDMLIGKIRDGNLTLVPLSVYFTEGKVKVELALARGKQAHDKRQDLAKRDAQREVTRALGRRAKGM from the coding sequence ATGGCTAAGAAAGCGGCGGACAAGGGCAGCAAGAAGAAGCCGGACAAGCAGATCGTTGCGTCGAATCGCAAAGCACGCCACAACTACTCGATTCTCGATGTGTACGAGGCTGGGGTGTCGTTGGTGGGCACGGAGGTGAAGAGCCTGCGCGCCGGTCAGGCGTCACTGGTCGATGCGTTCGCCACTGTCGACGACGGCGAAGTGTGGCTGCGCAACATGCACATTCCCGAGTATCACCACGGGACCTGGACCAATCACGAGCCGCGCCGCACCCGCAAGCTGCTGTTGCATCGACGCCAGATCGACATGCTGATCGGCAAGATCCGGGACGGCAATCTCACCCTGGTGCCGTTGTCGGTGTACTTCACCGAGGGCAAGGTGAAGGTCGAATTGGCGCTGGCGCGCGGAAAGCAGGCCCACGACAAGCGGCAGGATCTCGCCAAGCGCGATGCGCAGCGGGAGGTCACTCGGGCGCTGGGCCGGCGCGCCAAGGGCATGTGA
- the hisN gene encoding histidinol-phosphatase, with the protein MAQINDNLDSQLHQDLTLALGLADRADEITLARFGALDLRVDTKPDLTPVTDADQAVETALREVLVAERADDQILGEEFGGTATFTGRQWIIDPIDGTKNFVRGVPVWATLIALLSDGVPILGVVSAPALHRRWWATRGQGAFGSVAGAPARPLSVSSVADVGSSSLTFAGLNYWAARGLREQFLGLTEAVWRARSYGDFWAYCLVAEGAVDAAIEPAVSVWDLAAVDILVRESGGVFTDLSGNPGPHGNCAVAANPALHRQVLTALTPE; encoded by the coding sequence ATGGCGCAGATCAACGACAATCTCGACTCGCAGCTTCACCAAGACCTCACCCTGGCCCTGGGCCTGGCCGACCGGGCGGACGAAATCACCTTGGCGCGGTTCGGAGCGCTCGACCTGCGGGTCGACACCAAGCCCGACCTGACCCCGGTGACCGACGCCGACCAGGCGGTCGAAACCGCCCTGCGCGAGGTGCTGGTCGCCGAGCGTGCCGACGACCAGATCCTCGGTGAGGAATTCGGCGGCACCGCCACTTTCACTGGGCGCCAATGGATCATCGACCCGATCGACGGCACGAAGAACTTCGTGCGAGGGGTGCCGGTGTGGGCCACCCTGATCGCGTTGCTTTCCGACGGTGTGCCGATCCTCGGGGTGGTCAGCGCCCCGGCGTTGCACCGCCGCTGGTGGGCGACGCGCGGCCAGGGTGCGTTCGGGTCCGTCGCCGGCGCCCCGGCCCGACCGCTGTCGGTGTCCTCGGTGGCCGATGTGGGCTCCTCCAGCCTGACCTTCGCCGGGCTGAACTACTGGGCGGCGCGCGGCCTGCGGGAGCAGTTCCTCGGGCTGACCGAGGCGGTGTGGCGGGCACGCTCCTACGGCGACTTCTGGGCATACTGCTTGGTCGCCGAGGGCGCTGTGGACGCCGCCATCGAGCCGGCGGTGTCGGTCTGGGATCTGGCCGCCGTCGACATCCTGGTGCGCGAATCAGGCGGGGTGTTCACCGACCTGTCCGGTAACCCGGGCCCGCACGGCAACTGCGCCGTGGCCGCCAACCCCGCCCTGCACCGGCAGGTGCTGACGGCGTTGACCCCGGAGTAA